The following coding sequences are from one Desulfosoma caldarium window:
- the uvrB gene encoding excinuclease ABC subunit UvrB, with the protein MDGFTIHAPWDPQGDQPQAIAKLTANLRAGVREQTLLGVTGSGKTFTMAHVIAQIQKPTLVIAPNKTLAAQLYGEFKALFPENAVEYFVSYYDYYQPEAYVPQTDTYIAKDASINETIDKMRHAATRALLERRDVLIVASVSCIYGLGAPETYRDMLLWVKTGMAVDRDVVLRKLVEIQYTRNDVDFHRGTFRVRGDVVEIFPAHEEDRAVRLEFFGDEIDAIREFDPLTGRTLRTLADVAIYPGSHYVTDKATLQRAIEGIKEELTLRLQELRGAGLLLEAQRLEERTRLDLEMLQELGYCPGIENYSRHLTGRRPGEPPPTLLDYYPDDFLLFIDESHITIPQLRGMYRGDRSRKETLVRYGFRLPSALDNRPLCFEEFEAKVHQVIYVSATPGPYELERTRGYVVEQIIRPTGLVDPKVEVRPAEHQVDDLIGEIRKRVAAGQRVLVTTLTKRMAEDLTEYLSELKIRVRYMHSDVDTLERIELVRDLRLGEYDVLVGINLLREGLDIPEVSLVAVLDADNEGFLRSERSLIQTAGRAARNVDGTVILYADKLTDSIRRAVAETERRRALQQAYNATHGITPQSVEKSVADILAPYRSSEESFVPEEVVQEVRAFYTAAPKADLDQTIDHLEKKMKEAAARLEFEKAAAFRDEIKRLRQEQLLMT; encoded by the coding sequence ATGGATGGTTTCACGATTCATGCGCCATGGGATCCTCAAGGGGACCAACCTCAAGCCATTGCAAAGCTCACTGCCAATCTTCGGGCGGGCGTGCGGGAGCAAACCCTTTTGGGGGTCACTGGGTCTGGAAAGACTTTCACCATGGCCCATGTGATTGCCCAAATCCAAAAGCCCACATTGGTCATCGCCCCCAACAAGACCCTGGCAGCCCAGCTCTATGGGGAATTCAAGGCCCTCTTTCCGGAAAACGCCGTCGAGTATTTTGTGTCCTATTACGACTACTATCAGCCGGAAGCCTACGTGCCGCAGACGGATACCTACATTGCTAAGGACGCCTCCATCAACGAGACCATCGACAAGATGCGCCACGCGGCCACAAGGGCTTTGCTGGAGCGCCGCGACGTGCTCATTGTGGCCAGCGTTTCGTGCATCTACGGCCTTGGGGCTCCCGAAACCTACCGGGACATGCTTTTGTGGGTCAAGACCGGCATGGCAGTGGACCGGGACGTGGTCTTGCGCAAACTGGTGGAAATTCAGTACACGCGCAACGATGTGGACTTTCATCGGGGCACCTTTCGTGTCCGCGGGGACGTGGTGGAAATCTTTCCGGCCCATGAGGAGGACCGGGCGGTTCGTCTGGAATTTTTTGGGGATGAAATCGACGCCATTCGAGAGTTCGACCCTTTGACCGGCCGCACACTGCGCACTCTCGCGGACGTGGCCATTTATCCCGGAAGTCATTACGTCACGGACAAAGCCACCCTGCAACGAGCCATTGAAGGCATCAAGGAAGAACTGACGTTAAGGCTGCAAGAACTGCGGGGAGCGGGCCTTTTGCTGGAGGCCCAGCGCCTTGAGGAACGCACGCGTCTGGATCTGGAAATGCTTCAGGAACTGGGATATTGTCCCGGCATTGAAAATTACTCCCGCCACCTCACGGGCCGTCGTCCCGGCGAGCCGCCTCCGACACTCTTGGACTACTATCCCGACGATTTTTTGCTCTTTATCGATGAAAGCCACATCACGATTCCACAACTTCGCGGCATGTATCGAGGGGATCGATCGCGAAAGGAGACTTTGGTCCGCTACGGGTTTCGGCTGCCTTCGGCTCTGGACAATCGACCTTTGTGTTTTGAAGAATTTGAGGCCAAGGTGCACCAAGTCATTTATGTGTCCGCCACACCGGGCCCTTACGAGCTGGAGCGGACTCGAGGCTACGTGGTAGAACAAATTATTCGCCCGACGGGGCTGGTGGATCCCAAGGTGGAAGTGCGACCCGCCGAGCATCAGGTGGATGACCTGATCGGGGAAATTCGTAAGAGGGTCGCTGCCGGGCAAAGGGTCCTGGTGACCACCTTGACCAAGCGCATGGCGGAGGATTTGACCGAATACCTTTCGGAACTCAAGATTCGCGTGCGTTACATGCATTCGGACGTGGACACCTTGGAGCGCATCGAGTTGGTGCGCGATCTGCGCCTGGGCGAATACGACGTGCTTGTGGGAATCAACTTGTTACGAGAAGGATTGGATATTCCCGAGGTTTCTTTGGTGGCCGTGCTGGATGCGGACAATGAAGGCTTCTTGCGTTCAGAGCGTTCCCTCATTCAAACGGCGGGGCGTGCGGCCCGAAACGTGGACGGCACGGTCATCCTCTATGCTGACAAACTGACGGATTCCATTCGCCGAGCTGTGGCAGAAACCGAACGGCGCCGGGCCCTGCAGCAAGCCTACAATGCAACCCACGGCATCACACCACAAAGCGTAGAAAAATCCGTCGCCGACATTCTGGCTCCCTACCGGTCCTCGGAAGAAAGCTTTGTTCCCGAGGAAGTGGTTCAGGAAGTACGCGCCTTCTACACGGCCGCTCCCAAGGCGGATTTGGATCAAACCATTGATCATCTGGAAAAAAAGATGAAAGAAGCGGCGGCTCGCTTGGAATTTGAAAAGGCCGCCGCCTTTCGGGACGAAATCAAGCGCTTGCGTCAAGAACAGCTTCTAATGACGTAG
- a CDS encoding carbohydrate kinase family protein: MNIYISGSLAYDRIMTFPGYFADHILPSKIHVLNVCFNINGLVEKFGGTAGNIAYTLSLLQESPWIVATAGDDFERYERWLRHHGLRTQWIKRIAGVLTAGAYITTDQNDNQITAFNPGAMAFPADLPPLNDGAHSTLVHIGPGNKTDMSELARRCRSGGVPFVFDPGQSLNIWSGEEIAEAVDGALCFISNDYELSHFLKLTNWQLSDLASRVEMIITTQGPEGSLLQVREDKIFIPAVTPTEVVDPTGAGDAYRAGLLKGLAMKQEPTVCCHMGSVAASFAVEHHGTQEHHFHWKAFCDRFEKHFGYKVPEGA, translated from the coding sequence GTGAACATCTACATTAGCGGATCGTTGGCCTACGATCGCATCATGACATTTCCAGGATATTTTGCGGACCACATACTGCCCAGCAAAATCCACGTGCTCAACGTGTGTTTCAACATCAACGGGCTAGTGGAAAAGTTTGGAGGGACGGCAGGCAACATAGCCTACACCTTGAGTTTGCTGCAGGAAAGCCCCTGGATTGTCGCAACGGCGGGGGACGATTTTGAACGTTACGAGCGGTGGCTGCGCCATCACGGGCTGCGCACGCAATGGATCAAGCGCATCGCCGGCGTGCTCACGGCCGGAGCCTACATCACCACGGATCAAAACGACAATCAGATCACCGCATTCAATCCCGGTGCCATGGCTTTTCCCGCGGATCTGCCGCCTCTGAACGATGGCGCGCACTCAACCCTGGTCCACATAGGCCCTGGCAATAAAACCGATATGTCGGAGTTGGCTCGGCGCTGCAGAAGTGGTGGTGTGCCCTTCGTATTCGATCCCGGACAAAGCCTGAACATTTGGAGTGGGGAAGAGATCGCCGAAGCCGTGGACGGCGCCCTGTGCTTCATCTCGAACGATTATGAGCTGAGCCATTTTCTCAAGCTCACCAACTGGCAGCTTTCGGACCTGGCGTCTCGAGTGGAGATGATCATCACCACCCAAGGGCCTGAGGGCAGCCTGCTTCAGGTACGTGAAGACAAGATTTTCATTCCGGCCGTCACGCCCACCGAGGTCGTGGATCCTACGGGAGCCGGAGATGCCTATCGCGCAGGGTTGCTCAAGGGACTGGCCATGAAGCAAGAGCCGACCGTTTGCTGCCATATGGGCAGTGTGGCCGCATCCTTTGCCGTGGAACACCACGGCACGCAGGAACATCATTTTCATTGGAAGGCCTTTTGCGATCGGTTCGAAAAGCACTTCGGCTACAAGGTTCCCGAAGGAGCGTAG
- a CDS encoding DEAD/DEAH box helicase has product MIEVLKDLFQRILWWRRRDLERVPHEVSRLEPDTPEPRKAREDLAAGMAFVDLDLSPLVLRGLHEAGFVRCTPIQEKSLPMTLQGQDIAAQAQTGSGKTAVFLITIFENLLKKQPLSSQCHALVLAPTRELALQIQADGRMLGRYCPFRFAAIYGGVGYEKQIQALRQGAHIVIATPGRLIDLMKQGHINTDHVSLLVIDEADRMLDMGFVKDLQYILKRLPPYHYRQSMLFSATLSPRVLEITYPYMNAPVETAVEPERLVVKTVKQELFHVAEAEKFSLLLGLLEREKPNRVLLFCNTKVRTLRLAERLTANGYVARGITGDLPQSRRLQLLERFKGGKIAILVATDVASRGLHVEDVTHVINYDVPQDPEEYVHRIGRTARAGKEGKAITLCGEDDVYALENVEKFLGQKIPVIWPEEDWFVPDRADKGAPRRPSRGRRAEAAKRETVRARNRGPRTKKRGGRGKKKAPFAAMGTSPKER; this is encoded by the coding sequence GTGATCGAGGTTCTTAAGGATCTGTTCCAACGAATCCTTTGGTGGCGGCGCCGTGATCTGGAAAGGGTGCCTCACGAGGTTTCGCGCCTTGAACCGGACACGCCCGAACCGAGAAAAGCGCGCGAGGATTTGGCCGCCGGCATGGCCTTTGTCGATCTGGATCTTTCGCCTTTGGTGCTTCGGGGGCTGCATGAGGCCGGCTTTGTGCGGTGCACGCCGATTCAGGAGAAATCCCTGCCGATGACGCTCCAAGGCCAAGACATTGCGGCACAGGCCCAAACGGGATCGGGCAAGACCGCCGTATTTCTCATCACCATTTTTGAAAACCTGCTCAAAAAGCAGCCCTTGTCTTCCCAATGCCATGCTCTGGTCCTGGCCCCGACTCGAGAACTGGCTTTGCAAATTCAGGCCGACGGGCGAATGCTTGGACGGTATTGTCCTTTTCGTTTCGCGGCCATCTATGGCGGTGTCGGCTACGAAAAACAGATTCAGGCCCTTCGGCAGGGAGCTCATATTGTCATCGCCACTCCCGGCCGCCTCATCGACCTCATGAAGCAAGGCCACATCAATACCGACCACGTGTCTTTGCTGGTCATTGACGAAGCGGACCGCATGTTGGACATGGGCTTCGTCAAGGACCTTCAGTACATCCTCAAGCGTCTTCCCCCTTATCATTATCGGCAAAGTATGCTTTTTTCCGCAACACTTTCTCCGCGCGTTCTGGAAATTACCTACCCGTATATGAACGCTCCGGTCGAAACGGCCGTGGAGCCGGAAAGACTAGTGGTAAAGACGGTGAAGCAAGAACTGTTCCACGTGGCTGAAGCCGAAAAATTTTCACTGCTTCTCGGACTCTTGGAAAGAGAAAAGCCGAACCGCGTCCTCCTTTTTTGCAACACCAAAGTGCGAACATTGCGGCTTGCCGAAAGACTTACGGCCAATGGCTATGTCGCGCGAGGCATCACCGGGGATCTGCCTCAGAGTCGGCGTTTGCAATTGCTGGAGCGGTTCAAGGGAGGGAAAATCGCCATTTTGGTGGCCACCGATGTGGCGTCTCGAGGGCTTCACGTGGAGGATGTGACGCATGTCATCAATTACGACGTGCCGCAAGACCCCGAAGAATATGTCCACCGCATCGGCCGAACGGCCCGCGCCGGCAAGGAAGGCAAGGCCATCACCCTGTGCGGCGAAGACGATGTGTATGCGTTGGAAAACGTCGAAAAATTTCTGGGACAAAAGATTCCCGTCATCTGGCCCGAGGAAGACTGGTTTGTGCCGGATCGAGCCGACAAGGGCGCCCCGCGCCGGCCCTCTCGAGGACGAAGAGCGGAGGCGGCCAAAAGGGAAACTGTGAGGGCAAGGAACAGAGGGCCTCGAACCAAGAAGCGCGGCGGGCGTGGCAAGAAAAAAGCACCCTTCGCCGCCATGGGGACGAGCCCCAAAGAACGCTAA
- a CDS encoding acyl-CoA thioesterase encodes MDELLKENRGVWKKGGTKRKHLNTFSRRGPWYAHGLRVPLFAVDLGQGVYHGSYFHLFELGREAFFRALDYPYARLTAQGLHLTVAALECQYAKSLHYDDLIEVQTGVCRLGRRSLSLLHRVQRITQEHSPETTTEALMHFVCVRDGVPMPLPEPLRDSILWWMEGFDQKP; translated from the coding sequence ATGGATGAGCTTTTGAAGGAAAACCGTGGTGTTTGGAAAAAGGGCGGCACAAAGCGGAAACACCTCAATACCTTCTCGCGCCGAGGGCCTTGGTATGCCCATGGCCTGCGCGTGCCCTTGTTTGCCGTCGATCTGGGCCAGGGCGTGTACCATGGCAGCTATTTTCATCTTTTTGAATTGGGGCGAGAAGCCTTTTTTCGAGCCTTGGACTATCCCTATGCCCGCCTCACGGCTCAAGGTCTGCACTTGACTGTGGCGGCTCTGGAGTGCCAATATGCCAAATCCTTGCACTACGACGATCTGATCGAAGTGCAGACAGGCGTATGCCGTCTGGGACGGCGCAGTCTTTCCCTGCTGCATCGCGTTCAAAGGATCACTCAGGAACACTCGCCGGAAACCACCACCGAGGCCTTGATGCACTTCGTCTGCGTTAGAGATGGCGTGCCGATGCCCCTGCCAGAACCTCTCAGGGACAGCATCCTCTGGTGGATGGAGGGATTCGACCAAAAGCCGTGA
- a CDS encoding DEAD/DEAH box helicase — protein MRLESRPFARRRKTLDKSPRDVVTAQGPEFRLRVAPAVRKVLRQIGVPEPQPFVPDPFQREAIEKVRTTDVLVTAPTGSGKTYIAIEAIREVFLKGGRSWYASPLKALSNAKLEEFSTAFGPSNVGILTGDRKENPDAPILVGTTEILRNQLYDAMHRGQDLPVNLVVMDEAHYLGDQDRGVVWEEVLIYLPARVRLLLLSATIRNAQQLCQWLEWLRKAPCLWVNAVERPVPLYPLFLFPTGELTPLAGRRGLYGPIKNLDPRQFARKDFPDVAHILEALRAANLLPAIFFLKSRADCERAITLCPQAPRTPGFDAKAFAARLEQLLTKWPFLRDHKHLSILKRSRVGAHHAGQLPHWKLLLETLMQDGWLEAIFSTSTVAAGVNFPARTVVIPQSDRFNGREFVDLTATDLLQMTGRAGRRGMDKIGFVLVIPGRYQNVPLIYDLLKSPPDSIESQIRVNFSMVLNLLLSHEPEEIRDLFARSLATYQHLGKEASVAALVEAFQKDLAPWKPLMACGSMDAVAEIRPLFMRMEEEQRRAHRAARNQALAWVTQGLLVRGRLFLNRRGTPYVVLERVDKRDERVLAARLRLPLAWSDQRLKPHWVRVRQIRELGKRLDPLPPLSDRQAWEKLARRMGEAPFPSLFGPQYDGDQPHTLTSIAHDMAQRALAKNALPCARCQLYGPCHKGSKHPFSKLLHTYFTHRSHILTVQEALWRSFVQHLKILQHEGYVTPQGHLTEDGLWASKLRLDQPLLVSEVIRKRVLPESDPPMLAALMAPFVVDRDRPGESQLSSLIWKYPDLARPYFDVLQTLHPLRQRLHAEGFETPPLPFWTVVTVYHWARGESWNVVKNLTTIDEGDLTMVILRTADHLRQVESLTETHPRLAASARDAIESILREPVLVP, from the coding sequence TTGAGACTCGAATCCAGACCCTTTGCACGAAGAAGAAAAACTCTAGACAAAAGTCCCCGTGACGTCGTCACAGCTCAAGGGCCGGAATTTCGCCTGCGGGTGGCGCCGGCGGTGCGCAAGGTTCTTAGGCAGATCGGCGTGCCCGAGCCTCAGCCATTTGTGCCGGATCCTTTTCAGCGGGAGGCCATCGAAAAGGTGCGCACCACCGATGTGCTGGTCACGGCGCCCACCGGGTCCGGCAAGACCTATATCGCCATCGAAGCCATTCGCGAAGTGTTTTTGAAAGGGGGCCGAAGCTGGTACGCCTCCCCTCTCAAGGCCTTGTCCAACGCCAAGCTGGAGGAGTTTTCTACGGCTTTTGGCCCGAGCAATGTGGGGATTCTCACCGGGGATCGCAAGGAAAACCCCGATGCGCCGATCCTCGTCGGTACCACGGAAATTCTTCGAAATCAGCTTTACGACGCCATGCACCGCGGCCAAGATCTTCCCGTGAATCTGGTGGTCATGGATGAAGCGCATTACTTGGGAGATCAGGACCGGGGTGTGGTCTGGGAAGAGGTGCTCATTTATCTGCCCGCTCGCGTGCGGCTGCTTCTGCTTTCCGCCACCATTCGCAACGCCCAGCAACTGTGCCAATGGCTCGAGTGGCTGCGTAAGGCCCCTTGCCTGTGGGTCAATGCCGTGGAACGCCCGGTGCCGCTCTATCCCCTGTTTCTCTTCCCAACCGGAGAACTCACGCCTCTTGCAGGGCGCCGCGGTTTGTACGGTCCCATCAAAAATTTGGATCCCCGCCAGTTTGCGCGCAAGGACTTTCCCGACGTCGCCCACATCTTGGAAGCGCTTCGAGCGGCAAACCTTCTGCCGGCGATTTTTTTCCTCAAATCCCGAGCCGACTGTGAGCGGGCCATCACCCTGTGCCCGCAGGCTCCTCGAACACCGGGGTTTGATGCCAAAGCCTTTGCGGCGCGCCTGGAACAACTCTTGACCAAGTGGCCTTTTCTTCGGGACCACAAGCATCTATCTATTCTGAAACGTTCCCGGGTCGGCGCCCACCATGCCGGGCAGCTACCCCACTGGAAGCTGTTGCTGGAAACCCTCATGCAGGATGGCTGGCTGGAAGCGATCTTTTCCACATCCACCGTAGCCGCCGGAGTTAATTTTCCCGCACGCACCGTGGTCATTCCTCAAAGCGATCGGTTCAACGGCCGAGAATTCGTGGACCTGACCGCTACGGACCTTTTGCAAATGACGGGCCGGGCAGGACGGCGCGGCATGGACAAAATTGGGTTCGTGCTCGTCATACCGGGCCGATACCAGAACGTGCCATTGATTTACGATCTTTTAAAGTCGCCACCGGATTCCATAGAGAGCCAGATTCGCGTCAATTTTTCCATGGTCCTGAACCTGCTTTTGTCCCATGAACCCGAAGAAATTCGAGACCTTTTTGCCCGCAGTCTGGCCACCTATCAGCACCTGGGCAAGGAAGCCTCCGTGGCGGCTTTGGTGGAAGCCTTTCAAAAGGATCTGGCCCCATGGAAACCCCTCATGGCCTGCGGTTCCATGGATGCTGTGGCCGAGATTCGGCCCTTGTTCATGCGCATGGAAGAAGAACAAAGAAGAGCGCATCGGGCCGCGCGAAATCAAGCCCTGGCCTGGGTGACGCAGGGCCTTTTGGTGCGCGGTCGATTGTTTTTGAACCGTCGAGGCACACCCTACGTGGTGCTGGAACGGGTTGACAAAAGGGACGAACGGGTTCTGGCAGCGCGGCTACGACTCCCCTTGGCCTGGAGCGACCAAAGGTTGAAGCCGCATTGGGTGCGCGTTCGCCAGATTCGAGAATTGGGCAAGAGGCTGGATCCGCTGCCACCCCTGTCCGATCGGCAGGCCTGGGAAAAGCTGGCACGCCGCATGGGCGAAGCTCCTTTTCCTTCCCTGTTCGGCCCTCAATATGACGGCGATCAACCGCACACCCTCACCTCCATCGCCCACGACATGGCACAGCGTGCGCTTGCCAAAAACGCCCTGCCGTGCGCTCGCTGCCAACTGTACGGGCCGTGCCATAAAGGCTCCAAACACCCTTTTTCAAAGCTTTTGCACACGTACTTCACCCATCGTTCCCACATTCTCACCGTGCAGGAAGCCCTTTGGCGATCTTTTGTACAGCATCTAAAAATTCTGCAGCACGAGGGTTACGTGACCCCTCAGGGACATCTCACTGAAGACGGCCTGTGGGCGTCCAAGCTGCGCCTGGACCAACCGCTCCTGGTTTCCGAAGTGATTCGCAAAAGGGTCCTTCCGGAATCGGATCCGCCCATGCTGGCCGCGCTTATGGCGCCTTTTGTGGTAGATCGCGATCGGCCGGGAGAATCTCAGCTGTCGTCGCTCATCTGGAAATATCCCGATTTGGCCCGGCCGTATTTTGACGTCCTGCAAACGCTACACCCCTTGAGGCAAAGGCTGCATGCGGAGGGCTTTGAGACGCCGCCTTTGCCTTTTTGGACCGTGGTCACGGTTTACCACTGGGCCAGAGGCGAAAGCTGGAACGTGGTCAAGAACCTCACGACCATCGATGAGGGAGACTTGACCATGGTGATCTTGAGAACTGCGGACCACCTGCGACAGGTGGAATCGTTGACGGAAACCCATCCGCGTCTTGCCGCCTCGGCACGCGACGCCATCGAAAGCATTTTGCGGGAACCTGTTCTGGTGCCATAA
- a CDS encoding metallophosphoesterase family protein, with the protein MARVAIVSDIHGNLEALKSVVRAARAEGVDGFWHLGDVVGYNADPTACLEMLRECGARGVQGNHDLAALDPQIAESFNILAYEAIHYTIQQLNSGHLAQLHALPLCRTLEGALLCHGTPETPHSYILNLYQARRIFNLMRKRFPDISVCFFGHTHHQKIWVQDPRGKVMTVDTPNSTSFRLSTENLYLINPGSVGQPRQRDSRARFLIFDTDLQAIDFRAVPYDVQRAQEKILRAGLPEYLALRLQDGV; encoded by the coding sequence ATGGCTCGAGTCGCCATTGTTTCGGACATTCACGGCAACCTGGAAGCTCTGAAAAGCGTGGTGCGTGCCGCCCGGGCCGAAGGCGTGGATGGTTTCTGGCATCTTGGCGACGTGGTGGGCTACAATGCCGATCCCACGGCTTGCCTGGAAATGCTGAGGGAATGCGGCGCGCGCGGCGTGCAAGGCAACCACGATCTCGCGGCCCTGGACCCTCAAATCGCCGAATCCTTTAACATCCTTGCCTATGAAGCCATTCATTACACCATACAACAACTCAACAGCGGCCACCTGGCCCAGTTGCATGCTCTGCCTCTGTGCCGCACCCTGGAAGGGGCGCTGCTGTGCCACGGAACCCCGGAGACCCCCCATTCCTACATCCTGAACCTGTACCAGGCTCGGCGCATCTTTAACCTCATGCGGAAAAGATTCCCCGACATTTCCGTGTGCTTCTTCGGCCACACACACCACCAGAAAATTTGGGTACAAGATCCACGCGGCAAAGTGATGACCGTGGACACCCCTAATAGCACGTCCTTTAGGCTCAGCACCGAGAACCTCTACCTCATCAACCCGGGAAGTGTGGGCCAACCGAGACAGCGCGACAGTCGAGCCCGATTCCTGATTTTTGACACCGACCTTCAAGCCATCGACTTCCGCGCCGTACCTTACGATGTGCAGCGAGCTCAGGAAAAAATTCTTCGAGCAGGTCTTCCCGAGTACCTGGCCTTGCGTCTGCAAGACGGTGTGTGA